The following DNA comes from Spirulina major PCC 6313.
GAGGGCAGCCAACTGCTCATGAAACGACGACAGCGCAAGGGCTGGCCCGGAAGAAGATGATGTGGGGACTGATCTCTTGGTTTTCGCCTTGCGTCGTGCCATGGCTCACGCTCCCTAAACTATTTTGCATTAATCCACAGCCTAGCGAATTTTGACACCCTGCAAAATCCCCCTCACGCTCTGGTTGGCTCACCCCTTGACCCCGTTATTCCTGAGACCGCCCTGAACGCCTTGGGACTCCAGCTACGGCAGAAACGCTGAAGCATAGAACCTGTTTGAATCTGAATATTGCTTTACAAAAATTAATTTTTTGCCCCTGAAACTGTTACAAACTTTCGGGTTCCATCCCTTGTGCGATCGCACCCCAAGTCGCTCCGAAAATCCAGCAAACCCAAGCAGGGTCATACACCCCAATCCCACACCCTGCCGCATTTTGTAAGAATTAATAAGATTTTTCGACGCTCCGTTCCCCCCTCCTTTATGATAGGGGTTAAACTTTGTAAAAAATTGTAAGAAAACGGAGGTTTTACATTGGCTATTCCTCTCCTAAACTATGCGCCGAACAGTCAAAACAGCCGCGTAGCTGGATACGAAGTGGGCACCGACGAACAACCCGTGATTTTCTCCACGGATCGTGTGATGTCTAGCGAAGATATGGGCAACGTCATTGAGGCGGCCTATCGGCAACTGTACTTCCATGCCTTCAAGGCAGATCGCGAAGCGGTGCTGGAATCCCAACTGCGCAACGGCAACATCAGCGTGCGTCAGTTTGTGCGGGGCCTGGTGCTGTCTGATCGGTACAAACGGAGCTTCTACGACCTCAACAACAACTATCGGTTCGTTGAGCAAACCGTCCAACGGGTTTTAGGTCGTGATGTCTACAGTGAGCGGGAAAAAATCGCCTGGTCGATTACCGTTGCCACCAAAGGGATCGAAGGCTTCATTGATGAATTAATCAATTCCGATGAATATCTCGAAAACTTCGGCGATACCATCGTTCCCTACCAACGTCGCCGCTCCTTGCCGAGCCGTGACCAAGGGGAAATGCCCTTTAACCTCAAGTCGCCGCGTTACGACGCTTACTACCGCTCGATCTTTGGGTTCCCTCAAATCGTGTGGCAAAATTCCGTGCGTCGCTTTGTGCCCCAAGAGAAGCAAGCCAAGGCGGGCGATCCGTCCAACTTCTTGGCTGCGGCTCGGAGCCTCAGTAGTGCCAAAGGGGTCAACACCCCCCGCGTGTCCACCTCAACGGTGAGCATGAGTTCTGTGCCCTATCGGAAGCTGAATGTTTCCATTGGCCCGGAATCCTAGTGCTTCAGTGAACTGATTTAACGTGGATTTCACGCACAGGAAGTCCTAAGGTAACAAGGGTGTTGGGCGATCGCTCACAAATTTTGTTAGCTTGGGGCTTCCTTTTTAATGTCTAGATCTCACGATCGGTCAAGGAACGTCAAACCATGCCCCTGATGCGCTATTGGACTGTATTACGACTGTTTTGGAGCACAGCGATCGCGGCGGAATTGGAATACCGGATCAATTTTGCGATCGCCTTCCTCAGCAGTTCCCTCAACCTCACCGGCAGCCTCTTCGGCCTCTTCCTCTTCTATCGCACCGGCTACGAATTCGAGGGCTGGACCTGGCCCGAAGCGATGATCGTCCTCGGCGTGTTCACCCTCCTCCAAGGCTTTGCCGCCACCTGCCTCGTGCCCAACCTGAATCGCATTGTCGATCAGGTGCAAGAAGGAACCCTCGATTTTGTCTTGCTCAAACCGATTAGCAGTCAATTTTGGCTCTCAACCCGGACGGTGTCCCCCTGGGGCGTGCCGGATCTCATTTTCGGCGGTGCGATTATTCTCTACGGCGGCTCACAACTGCACCTGCATTGGTTCGACTATGGCGCGGGCGTGCTCCCCCTGCTCTGTGGGGCGATGATTCTCTATAGTTTGTGGTTCATGCTCGGTGCGATGAGCATTTGGTTTGTGAAAATCTACAACGTCACAGAGGTGCTGCGGGGTCTGCTCGAAGCGGGGCGGTTTCCGATGGTGGCCTATCCCGCGACCTATCGCCTGCTCTTTACCTTTGTGATCCCGGTGGCGTTTTTAACGACGATTCCTGCTGAGGTGATTTTAGGACGGGGTGAACCGATCTGGCTCTGGGGATCGGCGGGGTTAGCGATCGCCCTCCTCGCCATTGCCCACCAATTTTGGCAATTCGCCCTCCGCTTCTACACCAGCGCCTCCAGCTAAACCCATTGCTCACCCTGGTTGACTGACAAAATTAACCAGATCCCGGAAAGCCCTCACCCTCAGATGTTGGCGACAGGGGCGATTGATCTCGCTTTGAGAAGCATGGCAGATGGCTTATATTAAGTAATAATACTCATGCAAGTCACGAGTCTTAAATCATTCGGTAGTGCGTCAAAATGATGTGGGTTTGGTAAAGTAGAGGAATCGTTACCACTGCACTAAAACTATGGAATGTCGGCTCTGCGGTCATCCCAAAACCCACAAACACGGCAAAATGCCCAATGGTCATCAACGCTACTTCTGCCCTCACTGCCAGCAAACCTTTGCCGAGAGTTTTGACACCCTCTACTACTATCGCCATGTTACTCCGGAGCAGATTGAGCAAGTACTTCAAGCCCACAGTGAAGGCACTAGCTTGCGAGGAGTCAGCCGCATCAGCGGATTAGCCTATAACACCGTGGTCAGTATTATTCGTGCCGCCAGTGCTAAAGCTTTGCTGGTTCATAACGACCAAGTGCAGGGCGTGGAAACGGAGGACGTGAGTGCTGATGAGATGTGGTCATTCGTGAAAAAAAAACAAACAATGCTTGCCCGAAGAAGTTGAAGTAGGCGATTGCTGGATTGCGATGAGTTTGGCAGATTCGAGCGGGTTAATCTTGACAGCACGAGTGGGGAAACACACCGATGAACTGATTGAAGAACTGGTGGTGAGCACGGAGGGAAAGACCCATTGCCAGCAATGGAATAGTGACAACTGGGGAGGATATGAGCGGGTACTGCCGCTGGAAATTGAGCACTACATTGGCAAAGACCAAACGCAACGGTTGGAGCGTACCAATGGAATTATCAGGCAGCAGACGGGTAGGTGGCATCGACGACAGAACAAGTTTGGCAAACTGTGGCAGCAGACAAAGGTGACGGTGCGTTTAGTGGTGAGTTATTTCAACTGGATCTGGCAGCACAGTCGCTACAAGAGCACGGCGGCACAACGAGCAGGATTGACTGACCATCGCTGGAGTTGGCAGGATATCCTCTCCTTCCCCACAATAATCTAATGCACTACCGGACAATCAATGCCGCAGGGCGTATCTACAACCATTGTGTTGCCCTCCACAAACGGTACTACCGAATGTGGGGCAAGCACTTGAACTGTGCCCGACTACAAAAACACATCGCCAAGCTCCGTAAACGGAACCCCTGGTGGTTGCAAGTGGGTTCTCAAGCCGTACAGGATATCTGCCAACGGATTGAGAAAGCCTATCAACTCTTCTTCAAGCACAACAAAAAAGGCGTTCACCCGCCAAACTTTAAGAAGACCCGAAAGTACAAATCCTTCACCCTCAAGCAAGCTGGGTACAAATTCCTCGGTGGCAACCGGGTCAGGATTGGCAACAAAGTCTATCAATATTGGCACTCTCGTCCCATTGAGGGCAAGGTCAAGACCGTGACGATTAAACGAACTCCCTTGGGAGAACTGTTCATGATTGTCACGGTAGATACCCTGTCAGAACCCCAAGTCAAAACCGAGACAGGTAACATTGCTGGTTTTGATTTTGGACTCAAGACGTTTCTGACCTGTTCGGAGGGGTTCAATCTTGATGCACCCTTGTTCTTCAAGCAGTCACTCAATGCAGTTCGCAAAGCGAGTCGAGAGTTGTCCCGTAAGCAAAAGGGTTCAGCGAATCGAGAACGTGCCCGATTGAACTTAGCCCGCAAGCATGAAGATATTGCCCATCGACGGCGGGACTGGTTTTGGAAGTTGGCTCACCGCCTGACGAATCAGTTTGATGTGCTGTGTTTTGAAACCTTGAACCTCAAGGCGATGCAGCGGCTCTGGGGGCGTAAGGTGAGTGATTTGGCGTTTCGGGAGTTTCTGCAAATCCTGGAGTGGGTGGCGACGAAGAAGGGGAAGCGGGT
Coding sequences within:
- a CDS encoding phycobilisome rod-core linker polypeptide; this encodes MAIPLLNYAPNSQNSRVAGYEVGTDEQPVIFSTDRVMSSEDMGNVIEAAYRQLYFHAFKADREAVLESQLRNGNISVRQFVRGLVLSDRYKRSFYDLNNNYRFVEQTVQRVLGRDVYSEREKIAWSITVATKGIEGFIDELINSDEYLENFGDTIVPYQRRRSLPSRDQGEMPFNLKSPRYDAYYRSIFGFPQIVWQNSVRRFVPQEKQAKAGDPSNFLAAARSLSSAKGVNTPRVSTSTVSMSSVPYRKLNVSIGPES
- a CDS encoding ABC transporter permease codes for the protein MRYWTVLRLFWSTAIAAELEYRINFAIAFLSSSLNLTGSLFGLFLFYRTGYEFEGWTWPEAMIVLGVFTLLQGFAATCLVPNLNRIVDQVQEGTLDFVLLKPISSQFWLSTRTVSPWGVPDLIFGGAIILYGGSQLHLHWFDYGAGVLPLLCGAMILYSLWFMLGAMSIWFVKIYNVTEVLRGLLEAGRFPMVAYPATYRLLFTFVIPVAFLTTIPAEVILGRGEPIWLWGSAGLAIALLAIAHQFWQFALRFYTSASS
- a CDS encoding IS1 family transposase (programmed frameshift), producing MECRLCGHPKTHKHGKMPNGHQRYFCPHCQQTFAESFDTLYYYRHVTPEQIEQVLQAHSEGTSLRGVSRISGLAYNTVVSIIRAASAKALLVHNDQVQGVETEDVSADEMWSFVKKKKQCLPEEVEVGDCWIAMSLADSSGLILTARVGKHTDELIEELVVSTEGKTHCQQWNSDNWGGYERVLPLEIEHYIGKDQTQRLERTNGIIRQQTGRWHRRQNKFGKLWQQTKVTVRLVVSYFNWIWQHSRYKSTAAQRAGLTDHRWSWQDILSFPTII
- a CDS encoding RNA-guided endonuclease InsQ/TnpB family protein, giving the protein MHYRTINAAGRIYNHCVALHKRYYRMWGKHLNCARLQKHIAKLRKRNPWWLQVGSQAVQDICQRIEKAYQLFFKHNKKGVHPPNFKKTRKYKSFTLKQAGYKFLGGNRVRIGNKVYQYWHSRPIEGKVKTVTIKRTPLGELFMIVTVDTLSEPQVKTETGNIAGFDFGLKTFLTCSEGFNLDAPLFFKQSLNAVRKASRELSRKQKGSANRERARLNLARKHEDIAHRRRDWFWKLAHRLTNQFDVLCFETLNLKAMQRLWGRKVSDLAFREFLQILEWVATKKGKRVVYVDRWFPSSKTCSSCGHILEHLDLETRHWRCPSCSAENDRDENAAMNIKVAGASAIG